In Pirellulales bacterium, a single genomic region encodes these proteins:
- a CDS encoding YceI family protein, which translates to MTTFKADTPIARQYVGLAGTTDVDTQQQVNANMLGVHVLNVQKFPTATFKVNSSLPLRVQQPTAPPQYQLDGEFTLLGATRNLSVVAEATPIEGCMRIRCNFSILQSDYGIIPYSKAFGAVGVADRITIWGDLRIAIQTGD; encoded by the coding sequence ATGACAACCTTTAAGGCCGATACACCCATCGCGCGGCAATACGTTGGGCTTGCAGGAACGACTGACGTCGATACCCAGCAGCAAGTAAATGCCAACATGTTGGGCGTCCACGTTTTAAACGTTCAAAAGTTTCCTACGGCGACGTTCAAGGTGAACTCTAGCCTGCCGCTCCGAGTACAGCAGCCGACTGCACCACCCCAATACCAGTTGGACGGGGAGTTTACGCTGCTCGGCGCGACTCGAAATCTCAGCGTAGTTGCCGAAGCGACTCCCATCGAAGGCTGCATGCGCATTCGCTGCAATTTTTCAATTCTGCAGAGCGACTACGGAATTATTCCCTATAGCAAGGCCTTCGGAGCTGTGGGAGTCGCGGATCGAATCACGATCTGGGGCGACCTGCGGATTGCGATTCAAACGGGAGACTAA
- a CDS encoding methyltransferase domain-containing protein has protein sequence MISERCVAAELMDQPGLDRALHVEALRGLERINAISRSASILWPQIMELARTIAPRQLRVLDVACGGGDIAVALSRRAVRAGLSIQLDGCDINDCAVAEAQRRAQAAHVDTTSYFRLDAVQEQLPRGYDVITCSLFLHHLSENKAIDLMGRMAEAASHAVLISDLQRSWLGYGLAWVGCRLLTRSPIVHVDGPRSVAAAFAVAEIGSLAARSGLDGAVITHHWPQRWLLAWSKR, from the coding sequence GTGATCTCCGAGCGCTGCGTAGCTGCCGAGTTGATGGATCAGCCGGGCCTCGACCGCGCACTGCACGTTGAGGCACTGCGCGGGTTGGAGCGGATCAATGCGATTAGTCGCAGTGCGTCAATTCTCTGGCCGCAGATCATGGAGTTGGCGCGCACGATCGCGCCAAGGCAATTACGCGTCTTGGATGTAGCGTGCGGGGGTGGCGACATTGCGGTGGCTTTGTCGCGCCGTGCCGTCCGGGCTGGGCTGTCCATCCAGCTCGATGGATGCGATATCAATGACTGTGCCGTCGCGGAAGCACAGCGCCGTGCCCAGGCTGCTCATGTCGATACGACTTCGTACTTTCGCCTCGATGCAGTGCAGGAACAGTTGCCGCGCGGCTATGACGTAATTACCTGTTCCCTCTTCCTGCACCACCTCAGCGAAAACAAGGCAATCGACCTAATGGGCCGTATGGCCGAGGCGGCATCGCATGCCGTCTTGATCAGCGACTTGCAAAGGAGCTGGTTGGGTTACGGGTTGGCCTGGGTCGGTTGTCGTTTGTTGACGCGCTCGCCAATCGTACACGTCGACGGGCCACGATCGGTTGCCGCGGCGTTCGCAGTCGCCGAAATCGGCTCCCTTGCGGCCCGGAGCGGGCTAGACGGTGCCGTCATCACTCACCACTGGCCCCAGCGGTGGCTATTGGCATGGAGTAAGCGATGA
- a CDS encoding FAD-dependent oxidoreductase, which yields MSCCATLSAGDATEVVWDVIVIGAGPAGAVAARELARRGATTLLVERQSFPRTKVCGGSLNGQALVSLPQLGLSHILPAAFAAPVSRFMVQANKRRVVLDLPAGVAIRRAEFDEQLVQSASDAGVAFLPETTAIVEPFSASDLTYRQVSLSHHGQQGLATKARIVIAADGLGHACLRHVQMFRSSTIRDARVGLGLVLHKQEAYEGGAIHMAIGRSGYVGLVRTADENLNVAAAVDPAALRATSMPGEFINRILRDAGLPLLSLDAASKWRGTLPLSRVTSRLAGGRTFLLGDAAGYVEPFTGEGMGWAIASAISVVPYVVRLLERWDDAGARQWETAQRRQMARNQITCRVLAKLLRQPAAVGLTLKALQAIPALARPIVRRIQSGPVHLQESLT from the coding sequence ATGAGCTGTTGCGCCACCTTGTCAGCAGGCGACGCCACCGAAGTCGTTTGGGACGTAATTGTGATCGGTGCCGGGCCGGCGGGTGCGGTTGCCGCGCGCGAGTTGGCCCGACGAGGCGCAACAACTCTGTTGGTTGAACGACAATCATTCCCTCGCACCAAAGTATGTGGTGGTTCGCTCAATGGCCAGGCCCTGGTCAGCCTTCCACAACTGGGGCTATCGCACATCTTGCCGGCTGCATTTGCGGCGCCGGTGTCCCGCTTTATGGTGCAAGCAAATAAGCGACGCGTTGTTCTCGATCTTCCCGCAGGAGTGGCAATCCGACGTGCGGAATTCGACGAACAATTGGTGCAGTCTGCGAGCGACGCGGGGGTGGCATTTCTGCCAGAAACGACGGCTATCGTCGAGCCATTTAGCGCGTCGGATCTAACATATCGCCAAGTCTCATTGAGTCATCATGGGCAGCAAGGTCTGGCCACGAAAGCCCGAATTGTAATAGCCGCTGATGGTCTTGGGCATGCGTGCTTGCGACATGTGCAGATGTTTCGGAGCAGCACCATCCGCGATGCCCGGGTTGGATTGGGCCTTGTTCTTCACAAGCAGGAGGCCTACGAGGGAGGAGCCATTCACATGGCGATTGGCCGAAGTGGCTACGTAGGCCTCGTGCGAACGGCCGACGAGAACCTGAATGTCGCTGCGGCGGTCGACCCGGCCGCGTTGCGAGCCACAAGCATGCCGGGTGAATTCATAAACCGAATTCTGAGGGATGCCGGGCTGCCCCTACTGTCGTTGGATGCGGCATCGAAATGGCGTGGGACACTCCCATTGTCGCGTGTGACAAGCCGACTAGCGGGAGGGAGGACTTTTCTGCTGGGCGACGCCGCGGGATACGTCGAGCCGTTTACTGGCGAGGGGATGGGTTGGGCGATCGCCTCTGCGATTTCGGTCGTGCCTTACGTTGTACGACTTCTCGAGCGCTGGGATGACGCCGGCGCGCGGCAATGGGAAACCGCGCAACGACGACAGATGGCACGCAACCAGATTACCTGTCGAGTTTTAGCGAAATTGTTGCGGCAACCCGCGGCAGTCGGCTTGACGCTGAAAGCGTTGCAGGCGATTCCGGCTTTGGCGCGTCCCATCGTACGACGAATCCAGTCGGGGCCTGTTCATTTGCAAGAGAGCCTGACATGA